A region from the Triticum urartu cultivar G1812 chromosome 1, Tu2.1, whole genome shotgun sequence genome encodes:
- the LOC125548227 gene encoding rust resistance kinase Lr10-like, with the protein MLNFVKHLRLGFSVRFPLLDPPLSIIGQINSCIDWSFRGRHRDTGNNMKSWTMDILLMDFSFWACIFGVNLNSNNMLLYMRVMIRDDQSFHHVLPPVFALVIVKWIAVLCRFVLAPLAVLIFLAHKYWKTRITIDAVEKFLQMQQMIGPTRYAYTDIVAVTSHFRDKLGQGGYGSVFKGVLLPGNVNIAVKMLEGSSNCNGEDFISEVSTIGRIHHVNVVCLVGFCSEEMRRALVYEYMPGGSLDKYIFSADKSISWDKLNEIALGIARGINYLHQGCEMQILHFDIKPHNILLDSNFVPKVADFGLAKLYPRNNSFVPSNALRGTVGYIAPEMISRSFGAISSKSDVYSFGMLLLEMAGGRRNADPNAANSSQSYYPSWVYDKLSAPVVDAISPVAGMHELERKLCIVGLWCIQMKSHDRPTMSEVIDMLEGGFDGLQMPSRPFFCDDVHTVVPDSYPLLSELTEILEEDE; encoded by the exons ATTTTGTAAAACACCTGAGGCTTGGATTCTCTGTTCGATTCCCTCTGCTGGATCCTCCATTGAGCATTATTGGGCAAATCAACAGCTGCATCGACTGGTCGTTTCG CGGCCGACATCGTGATACAGGCAACAACATGAAGAGTTGGACCATGGACATCCTTCTTATGGACTTCAGTTTCTGGGCATGCATATTCGGTGTAAATTTAAATAGTAACAATATGCTTCTGTACATGAGGGTCATGATTCGTGATGATCAGTCATTTCATCATGTTCTGCCCCCAGTATTTGCTCTGGTGATTGTGAAGTGGATTGCTG TACTTTGCAGGTTCGTGCTAGCACCCCTAGCGGTATTGATCTTCCTTGCCCACAAGTACTGGAAGACAAGGATCACAATTGATGCGGTTGAAAAGTTCCTCCAGATGCAACAAATGATTGGGCCAACAAGGTACGCTTACACAGACATTGTTGCAGTGACAAGCCACTTCAGAGACAAGCTAGGCCAAGGTGGTTATGGCTCTGTCTTCAAGGGCGTGCTACTCCCAGGCAATGTCAATATCGCTGTCAAGATGCTTGAGGGCAGCTCCAACTGCAACGGAGAAGACTTCATCAGTGAGGTCTCCACCATCGGCAGGATCCACCATGTCAATGTGGTCTGTCTCGTCGGGTTCTGCTCAGAGGAAATGAGAAGGGCTCTTGTTTACGAATACATGCCTGGAGGTTCTCTTGACAAGTACATCTTTTCAGCCGATAAGAGTATTTCTTGGGACAAACTGAATGAGATTGCTTTGGGGATTGCCCGAGGGATCAACTATCTGCATCAGGGGTGTGAGATGCAGATTCTGCACTTCGACATCAAGCCACACAACATCCTTCTTGACAGCAATTTTGTCCCAAAAGTTGCTGATTTTGGACTTGCCAAACTTTACCCAAGGAACAACAGTTTTGTGCCATCTAATGCCTTACGTGGGACTGTTGGGTACATAGCTCCGGAGATGATATCCCGGAGCTTCGGTGCCATATCAAGCAAGTCAGATGTTTACAGCTTTGGGATGTTGTTGCTGGAGATGGCTGGAGGAAGAAGGAATGCTGATCCAAATGCGGCGAACTCAAGCCAGTCTTACTACCCATCATGGGTGTATGACAAACTATCTGCTCCAGTGGTGGATGCGATATCTCCAGTTGCTGGTATGCATGAGTTGGAGAGGAAGCTGTGCATCGTTGGATTATGGTGCATTCAGATGAAGTCACATGACAGGCCAACGATGAGCGAGGTCATAGACATGTTGGAAGGTGGCTTTGATGGCCTGCAGATGCCTTCCAGGCCATTCTTCTGCGATGACGTGCACACTGTTGTTCCAGATTCGTACCCTTTGTTATCCGAGCTGACTGAGATCTTGGAGGAGGATGAGTag